CCTTCAGGGCGGCGAAGGCCAACGATTGCGCGACGCCGTCGTGGATCTCGCGGGCGATGCGGGAGCGCTCCTCGCCGATGGCGACCTCCTCGCTGGCGAGGTAGGCGCGGGCGTTGCGGACGGCGGTCGCGACCTGGCCGGCGAGCAACGCCAGGAACGGCAGTTGCGCCTCCCCGACGGCGCCGGGCCGGTCGTGCACCAACACCAGCGCGCCGAGGGTGTCGTCGTCGGTGGTCATCGGCAGGACGACCGCGCAGGCGGCGTCGGCGAGGAGGCCGCCCCCCTCGGCGCGGAGCTCGTCGCCGATGACGCCGATGAGGTGCGGCGTGCCCGACGCCGCGAGGCGCGCGAGGCGGTCCTCGCCGCTGCGCAGCGGCGCGAGGGGCCGGTCGGGCCGCACGACCTTGGGGTGCAGCAGCGGCCCGTCGTCGGCGAGGAACACCGCGCCGGCGGTCGCGTCGACGCGCTGCATCGTGCGCTCGAGGAGCCGGCCCAGGAGGTTGTCGAGGTTGCCTTCGGCGCGGACGCTGCGGTCGACCTCGAAGAGCGTCAGGAGGTCGCGCATGCGGCCGCGGGTCGCTTCGAGGGCGGAGGCGAACTCGCCGGCCAGGATGAAGAAGGCGTCCCGGGCGGTCGCTTCGGGCGGCGCGTCGAAGACGGCGTGGACGCTGCCTTCGATCGTCCCGGCGATGCGAACGGGGGCCGACAGGACGTGCAGGGGAACGCCGTCGACCGCCTCCACCTCGTCGGGGAGGCCGCCGCCGCGGATGCGGGCGTCGCGCGCCCGGATCCGGTCGCGGACCGCGGCGTCGAGGCCCTCCTCCGCGGTGAGGTCGGGGTCGCTCGCCCCGAGCACCAGCGCGCTGCCGCGCGCGCCCGTCGCCTTGCGGAGTCCGGTGACGCCCGCCCGGATCGCCTCCTCGACGTCGGCGGCGAGCGCGAAGCGTTCGGTGACGGCGTGGATCGAGGCGAGCAGGTCGTGGCTCTGTTGCAGC
This is a stretch of genomic DNA from Trueperaceae bacterium. It encodes these proteins:
- a CDS encoding sensor histidine kinase, with protein sequence MDAPKGTRATGRRFGLAAAAERDASARRRLAAEVQRARVWLPLAIIGIVLLFELGLLPQLGPGPNPWVRLGFYAVFGPLATVITLSWILGEVKGRERAQAELGATYLELQQSHDLLASIHAVTERFALAADVEEAIRAGVTGLRKATGARGSALVLGASDPDLTAEEGLDAAVRDRIRARDARIRGGGLPDEVEAVDGVPLHVLSAPVRIAGTIEGSVHAVFDAPPEATARDAFFILAGEFASALEATRGRMRDLLTLFEVDRSVRAEGNLDNLLGRLLERTMQRVDATAGAVFLADDGPLLHPKVVRPDRPLAPLRSGEDRLARLAASGTPHLIGVIGDELRAEGGGLLADAACAVVLPMTTDDDTLGALVLVHDRPGAVGEAQLPFLALLAGQVATAVRNARAYLASEEVAIGEERSRIAREIHDGVAQSLAFAALKVDLATRLLERDADRAREELGLAKTTVRDAIAELRRSIFALRPVDLERHGFVDTVRRYADDFGPQNGVQVEVEIQDVGEVDVRAEAILFRIFQEAMHNVAKHAGARAVTVRLGRDEAGRTFVDVVDDGAGFDVDAVQDRVTSAGGLGLRQMRERVEARGGTFTMTSAPGEGTRVRAALG